Proteins from a single region of Sneathiella aquimaris:
- the hflK gene encoding FtsH protease activity modulator HflK, whose protein sequence is MPWSNQGGNGGGWQGGGGNRGPWGQGPSGQQPPNLEDIIKKGQERIRDTLPGGGGGKLGFFIIVLIAIVVWLASGFYKVETNEQGVVLRFGEKVAVTQSGLNYHLPYPIETVLTPNVTKVNSIEIGFRNTSGGGTKAVTQESLMLTGDENIVDIGFTVLWKIKDAGQFLFNVADQQGTIKAAAESAMREIVGRTNLQAAITEGRLAVQTEVTKRLQEVLDVYGVGVEITQVQLKNSDPPGEVIDAFRDVQAAVADKERSQNEALAYANDIIPRARGEAEKMRQEAEGYKQQVIAEAEGEAARFISIYDEYVKAPYVTRQRIYLETLQEVFKGKNKVIIDSKNGGQGVVPYLPLNQLMQKGAN, encoded by the coding sequence ATGCCTTGGAGTAATCAAGGTGGTAACGGAGGAGGTTGGCAAGGCGGCGGTGGAAATCGCGGGCCTTGGGGACAGGGACCAAGCGGACAGCAGCCCCCAAATCTCGAAGATATCATTAAAAAAGGTCAGGAACGTATCAGAGATACTCTCCCGGGCGGCGGCGGTGGGAAGCTAGGCTTTTTCATCATTGTTCTGATAGCCATAGTGGTTTGGCTTGCAAGCGGTTTCTATAAAGTTGAAACAAATGAACAAGGGGTTGTTCTGCGTTTTGGTGAAAAAGTTGCGGTCACACAATCTGGTTTGAATTATCATCTGCCTTATCCGATTGAAACGGTTTTGACACCAAATGTCACGAAAGTGAACAGCATCGAAATTGGTTTCAGGAATACTTCCGGCGGCGGAACCAAAGCGGTTACGCAAGAAAGCCTGATGTTGACGGGCGATGAAAATATCGTCGATATCGGCTTTACTGTTCTATGGAAAATTAAAGATGCCGGTCAGTTTCTGTTTAATGTTGCAGACCAGCAGGGAACGATTAAAGCGGCAGCAGAAAGCGCCATGCGCGAAATTGTTGGTCGGACTAATTTGCAGGCAGCCATTACTGAAGGCCGTCTTGCAGTTCAGACTGAAGTAACCAAACGTTTGCAGGAAGTGCTGGATGTTTATGGTGTTGGTGTTGAAATTACACAGGTTCAGTTGAAAAACTCTGATCCTCCAGGTGAAGTTATTGATGCTTTCCGGGACGTGCAGGCTGCGGTTGCTGACAAAGAGCGGAGCCAGAACGAAGCGTTGGCTTATGCCAATGACATCATTCCGCGGGCTCGTGGTGAAGCAGAAAAAATGCGTCAGGAAGCCGAAGGTTATAAACAGCAGGTTATTGCTGAAGCCGAAGGTGAAGCTGCCCGTTTTATTTCCATCTATGACGAGTATGTTAAAGCACCGTATGTAACCCGTCAGCGCATCTATCTGGAAACGCTTCAAGAAGTGTTTAAAGGTAAGAATAAAGTGATTATCGATAGCAAAAATGGGGGACAAGGCGTTGTCCCGTATCTACCGCTGAACCAGCTAATGCAGAAGGGGGCAAACTAA
- a CDS encoding DUF1501 domain-containing protein, with translation MVDIRVNRRKFMIGAASLPVLGAPDLSFANIPGEQRLVVMVLRGGMDGLSAVAPVGDPDYYTLRPNIGIPKPGETNGALPLSPFFGLHPSLKPIYPLWEKGQLLPIHAVGSPKGTRSHFDAQDMLENGTGKANGARDGWLNRAILALGGSSEEGLSIGQAVPLILRGDVIVQTWSPSGLPVAEDDFLDKVSVLYRDDPFFLEMLGSARKSAEISSMTMGLNDKKKKNKAKQFAALCKSAGALLAVKKGPRIATIEATGWDTHTNQNGKLSRSFDQLAVGVDNLRQSLGDYWDNTVVLMVSEFGRTARENGGRGTDHGSANAVLLCGGAVKGGRVAATWPGLSDQSLYEKRDLFPTTDMRSVFKGVLRDHLGIPEPILSRQVFPQSTAVTPLNNLVRVSVRL, from the coding sequence ATGGTAGATATACGGGTAAATCGTAGAAAATTTATGATCGGCGCGGCCAGTTTGCCTGTGTTGGGCGCTCCTGACCTTAGCTTTGCCAACATACCGGGGGAACAAAGACTGGTTGTTATGGTGCTTCGGGGGGGCATGGATGGTTTGTCCGCTGTCGCCCCGGTTGGAGACCCGGATTACTATACATTGCGGCCAAATATAGGGATCCCCAAACCAGGGGAAACAAATGGCGCGCTGCCGCTTAGCCCTTTTTTTGGTCTTCATCCATCGTTGAAGCCGATCTATCCGCTTTGGGAAAAAGGCCAACTTCTTCCTATTCATGCGGTGGGAAGCCCCAAGGGAACCCGGTCTCATTTTGATGCTCAGGATATGTTGGAAAATGGGACAGGTAAGGCGAACGGTGCGCGCGACGGTTGGCTCAATCGCGCGATTTTGGCACTTGGCGGGTCATCGGAGGAGGGGCTTTCCATCGGGCAAGCCGTTCCGTTGATCTTGCGCGGGGACGTCATCGTACAAACATGGTCACCGAGCGGTCTGCCCGTGGCTGAAGACGATTTTCTGGATAAAGTCAGTGTGTTGTATCGCGATGATCCGTTTTTTCTGGAAATGCTCGGTTCCGCTAGAAAGTCGGCTGAAATTTCTTCTATGACTATGGGGCTGAATGACAAAAAAAAGAAAAACAAAGCGAAACAATTCGCCGCACTGTGCAAGAGTGCCGGTGCGTTGCTAGCTGTTAAAAAAGGTCCCCGCATAGCCACCATTGAGGCAACTGGATGGGATACGCATACCAATCAAAATGGAAAGCTGTCTCGCTCCTTTGATCAGCTGGCAGTTGGTGTTGATAATTTAAGGCAATCTCTGGGTGACTATTGGGACAATACAGTTGTTCTTATGGTCTCTGAGTTTGGTCGAACCGCCCGTGAAAATGGTGGTCGGGGAACGGATCATGGTTCCGCAAATGCTGTTCTGCTTTGCGGGGGCGCTGTAAAAGGCGGAAGGGTTGCTGCAACTTGGCCGGGGTTGTCTGATCAGTCGTTGTATGAAAAGCGGGACTTGTTTCCAACCACAGATATGCGGTCCGTATTTAAAGGTGTTTTGCGTGATCACTTGGGCATTCCGGAGCCGATCCTGTCGCGTCAGGTTTTCCCTCAATCTACGGCGGTAACGCCTCTTAACAATCTCGTCCGTGTTTCGGTGCGGCTCTGA
- the hflC gene encoding protease modulator HflC — protein sequence MAKNLSIILAILVVAAGFTASSALFTVSETEQAIVMQFGKVQTVVQEPGLKVKTPFVQDVIKVDKRVLSVGTEREEVVTRDQKRLMVDSFARFRISDPLLYYQSFGNIAVAYSRIETILNSQLRQILGREILTDIVSGERTRLMETIKNQVNVETASRGLEVVDVRIVRADLPTANSQKVFDRMRTQREQEAKEIRATGAEIAQRIRANADREKTVLIAEAKRDAEITRGTGDAEKNRIFADAFGKDKDFFSFYRSMQAYRDAIGDNDTTMILSPDSEFFRFFDGRNITAK from the coding sequence ATGGCTAAAAATCTTTCCATTATTCTGGCCATCCTTGTTGTCGCTGCCGGCTTCACTGCATCAAGTGCGCTATTCACTGTCAGTGAAACAGAGCAGGCTATTGTGATGCAGTTTGGTAAAGTGCAGACAGTTGTGCAGGAACCAGGACTGAAGGTAAAAACACCGTTTGTTCAGGATGTGATCAAAGTTGATAAGCGTGTCTTATCGGTTGGCACTGAACGCGAGGAAGTTGTAACACGGGATCAGAAACGTCTTATGGTGGACAGCTTTGCCCGTTTCAGGATTTCTGACCCGCTTCTTTACTATCAGTCATTTGGTAATATCGCTGTTGCATATTCACGTATTGAAACAATCCTGAATTCTCAACTACGTCAAATTCTGGGCCGTGAAATTCTGACTGATATTGTGTCAGGCGAGCGTACCCGTTTGATGGAGACGATTAAGAACCAGGTGAACGTGGAAACGGCAAGCCGCGGCTTGGAAGTTGTCGATGTTCGTATTGTTCGTGCGGATCTACCGACCGCCAACAGTCAAAAAGTTTTTGATCGTATGCGCACCCAGCGTGAGCAGGAAGCCAAAGAAATCCGCGCAACGGGTGCCGAGATTGCCCAGCGGATCCGGGCGAACGCTGATCGTGAAAAAACTGTATTGATTGCGGAAGCAAAGCGGGACGCGGAAATTACACGCGGTACTGGTGATGCTGAAAAGAACCGGATCTTCGCCGACGCGTTTGGCAAGGATAAGGATTTCTTCTCTTTTTATCGGTCTATGCAGGCGTATCGTGATGCTATTGGTGACAATGACACAACGATGATCCTTTCACCGGACTCAGAGTTTTTCAGATTCTTTGACGGCAGAAATATAACCGCCAAATAA
- the glyS gene encoding glycine--tRNA ligase subunit beta, whose protein sequence is MAELLFELFSEEIPARMQVKAASDLARLASKELTEAGLAFGAVSFYSTPRRIAIHITDLPVTQPDKSEERRGPRVGAPEKALEGFLRSTGLQKDQLEERDTPKGAFYYAVMETKGGKTSDVLSVVLPKAMAQLPWPKPMKWGDYKARWVRPLHSILCLFDGAVVPIKWEHIVASDKTCGHRFMAADEFSVSSFDDYRKKLRNAYVVLDDAERRALIAKDAERLAKDEGLSIIQDDALLAEVAGLVEWPESLIGAIDPKFMNVPQEALISAMRSHQKYFSLADQNGKMAPRFITVSNLRADDGGRKITAGNERVLSARLADAKFFWDQDKKATLESRVASLENVVFHARLGTVRQKVERIEALCAEVAPYVNGADVADCQRAARLCKADLTTEMVGEFADLQGLMGRYYAEHDGEKPEISKAIEEHYSPLGPGDQCPTAPVSVVVSLADKIDTLVGFFAMDEKPTGSKDPYALRRAALGVIRLVLENGLRLPLTKLFTTAGQLQRIDGKLDPEELLAFFADRLKVHLKEQNIRHDYVAAVFALGGTSDLVRLMDQVTALSNFLETDDGANLLIAYRRATNILKIEEKKDGVSYNQVPDESKLKEPVEKKLFDRIEEVAGLLSAALGADAFEAAGKAAATLRKPVDAFFDDVIVNAEEAEVRVNRLRLLSGIRNALDQLADFTKIEG, encoded by the coding sequence ATGGCTGAATTACTGTTTGAACTATTCAGTGAAGAAATTCCCGCACGGATGCAAGTGAAGGCGGCAAGTGATCTGGCGCGACTGGCTTCAAAGGAACTGACAGAAGCCGGCCTGGCATTTGGGGCCGTTTCTTTTTATTCAACGCCGCGCCGTATTGCAATTCACATCACGGACCTACCTGTAACGCAACCTGATAAAAGCGAAGAACGCCGGGGACCCCGGGTAGGCGCGCCGGAAAAAGCCCTTGAGGGGTTTTTACGGTCGACAGGTTTGCAAAAAGATCAACTGGAAGAAAGAGACACCCCAAAAGGGGCGTTTTATTACGCTGTTATGGAAACCAAGGGCGGCAAGACATCTGATGTGTTGTCAGTGGTGCTGCCAAAGGCTATGGCGCAGCTACCTTGGCCCAAACCCATGAAGTGGGGAGACTACAAAGCGCGTTGGGTTCGACCATTGCATTCGATCTTATGCCTGTTTGATGGTGCTGTGGTCCCGATTAAATGGGAACATATTGTTGCCTCCGACAAAACCTGTGGTCATCGTTTTATGGCTGCCGATGAGTTTTCGGTTTCAAGTTTCGATGATTATCGGAAAAAGCTGAGAAATGCCTACGTGGTTCTTGATGATGCTGAGCGTCGCGCGTTGATTGCAAAGGATGCAGAACGGCTTGCGAAAGATGAGGGGTTGAGCATTATTCAGGATGATGCCCTGCTGGCAGAGGTTGCTGGTCTCGTTGAATGGCCGGAAAGCCTGATCGGTGCGATTGATCCAAAATTCATGAATGTTCCGCAGGAAGCGTTGATTTCTGCGATGCGCAGCCATCAAAAATATTTTTCTCTTGCCGATCAGAACGGTAAGATGGCACCGCGATTTATCACCGTTTCAAATTTGAGAGCGGATGATGGCGGTCGGAAAATCACGGCAGGGAACGAACGGGTTTTAAGTGCTCGCCTCGCGGATGCAAAATTCTTTTGGGATCAGGATAAGAAAGCTACGCTGGAAAGCCGTGTGGCCTCTTTGGAAAATGTGGTTTTTCATGCCCGCTTGGGGACTGTTCGTCAAAAAGTGGAACGTATCGAGGCGCTTTGTGCAGAGGTTGCCCCTTATGTGAACGGCGCGGATGTTGCCGATTGTCAGCGGGCGGCACGTTTATGCAAGGCGGACCTGACAACCGAAATGGTGGGTGAATTTGCTGACCTTCAGGGGTTGATGGGGCGCTACTACGCAGAGCATGACGGCGAAAAACCTGAAATCTCCAAAGCGATTGAAGAACACTATTCGCCGCTGGGCCCCGGGGATCAATGCCCGACCGCACCAGTGAGTGTGGTTGTTTCCTTGGCCGATAAAATCGATACATTGGTCGGCTTTTTTGCCATGGATGAAAAACCAACGGGATCAAAAGATCCTTATGCACTGCGCCGGGCGGCGTTGGGGGTTATTCGTCTGGTTTTGGAAAATGGGTTGCGTTTGCCGTTGACAAAATTGTTTACGACAGCCGGCCAGCTTCAGCGGATTGACGGAAAACTGGACCCAGAAGAGTTGCTGGCATTTTTTGCGGATCGCTTAAAAGTACATCTGAAAGAGCAGAATATACGCCACGATTATGTCGCCGCGGTATTTGCGTTGGGCGGAACCAGTGATCTCGTCCGCTTGATGGATCAGGTGACGGCGCTTTCCAACTTTCTGGAAACGGATGATGGGGCGAACCTGCTTATCGCGTATCGCCGTGCGACGAATATTCTTAAAATCGAAGAAAAGAAGGATGGCGTCTCTTACAATCAGGTGCCTGACGAAAGTAAGTTAAAAGAACCGGTCGAAAAGAAACTTTTCGATCGTATCGAAGAAGTCGCTGGTCTTCTCTCTGCGGCTTTGGGGGCCGATGCTTTTGAAGCTGCTGGCAAAGCCGCAGCAACATTGCGGAAACCTGTCGATGCTTTTTTTGATGATGTGATTGTGAATGCAGAAGAGGCTGAAGTCCGTGTGAACCGACTTCGTCTCCTGTCAGGGATCCGGAATGCTTTGGATCAGTTGGCAGATTTTACCAAGATCGAAGGTTAG
- the apbC gene encoding iron-sulfur cluster carrier protein ApbC codes for MNDITEKTVLEHLSRIIEKRSGKDVVSLGMVSGLVVKDGNVGFALEINPEEAGEMEVLRKECEQAVFGMNGVKSVSAVLTAEKASGAPQQKPQTPQTPQPPQKPDVPGVASIIAVASGKGGVGKSTCSVNLALGLAAQGLKVGMLDADIYGPSLPRMLGISGKPKSPDGKKLIPMEKWGLKVMSMGFMVEEDTPMIWRGPMVMSALQQMMFDVEWGTLDVLVVDMPPGTGDAQLTMAQRVPLTGAVIVSTPQDIALLDARKGLNMFKKVDVPVFGIIENMSYFLCPSCGDRSDIFGHGGAHKTADELNVDFLGEVPLHMEIRETSDAGTPVTASNPDGEHATIYKALACKIQDRIESSLAEEGPAIIIE; via the coding sequence ATGAACGACATTACCGAAAAAACTGTTCTGGAACATTTATCCAGAATCATCGAGAAAAGATCTGGTAAAGATGTTGTTTCTCTTGGCATGGTAAGCGGACTTGTGGTCAAGGACGGCAACGTCGGATTTGCCCTTGAAATCAACCCGGAAGAAGCCGGGGAGATGGAAGTTCTGCGTAAAGAATGTGAGCAGGCTGTCTTCGGGATGAACGGTGTTAAATCTGTCAGCGCTGTATTGACAGCGGAAAAAGCCTCTGGCGCGCCACAACAAAAACCGCAAACACCGCAAACGCCCCAACCGCCGCAAAAACCCGATGTACCGGGAGTTGCCTCGATCATTGCAGTCGCATCTGGTAAAGGCGGTGTTGGAAAATCCACCTGCTCGGTCAATCTGGCTTTGGGTCTAGCCGCTCAGGGGTTGAAAGTTGGTATGCTGGATGCCGACATCTATGGCCCATCGCTGCCCAGAATGCTTGGCATTTCCGGGAAACCTAAATCACCAGATGGAAAAAAACTGATCCCGATGGAGAAATGGGGCCTGAAGGTTATGTCCATGGGCTTTATGGTCGAAGAAGATACACCAATGATCTGGCGCGGCCCTATGGTGATGAGCGCGTTGCAGCAGATGATGTTTGATGTGGAATGGGGAACATTGGATGTTCTGGTTGTCGACATGCCTCCCGGAACCGGTGACGCCCAGCTAACCATGGCGCAGCGCGTTCCGCTTACGGGTGCCGTTATCGTCTCCACGCCTCAGGATATTGCGCTTCTGGACGCGCGCAAGGGCTTGAACATGTTCAAAAAAGTAGATGTTCCCGTTTTTGGCATCATCGAGAATATGAGCTATTTCCTATGTCCTTCCTGCGGGGACCGAAGCGACATTTTTGGTCATGGTGGTGCCCACAAAACAGCAGATGAGCTGAACGTGGATTTTCTGGGTGAAGTCCCACTTCATATGGAAATCAGAGAAACCTCTGATGCCGGTACACCCGTTACGGCTAGTAATCCAGACGGAGAGCACGCCACTATCTACAAGGCTCTGGCCTGCAAAATACAGGATCGCATCGAAAGCAGCCTGGCTGAAGAAGGGCCTGCAATCATTATCGAATAG
- a CDS encoding DUF2065 domain-containing protein: MVDMLLLAGALVLFFEGILYALFPDGMKRMMISVLGMPSSSLRISGLVAAIAGVFFVWLLKG, encoded by the coding sequence ATGGTGGACATGCTGTTATTGGCGGGCGCGCTCGTCTTATTCTTTGAAGGCATCCTTTATGCGTTGTTTCCGGACGGTATGAAGCGCATGATGATTTCAGTGCTAGGAATGCCCAGTAGCAGTTTGAGGATTTCGGGACTGGTTGCCGCAATTGCCGGTGTTTTTTTCGTCTGGCTTTTAAAAGGGTAA
- the ppdK gene encoding pyruvate, phosphate dikinase, with protein sequence MTKWVYSFGDGAADGAAEMRNLLGGKGANLAEMSNLGLPVPSGFTISTEVCTAYYDNDRNYPDDLSAQVDAAVEQIERSVGGRFGDKEKPLLVSVRSGARASMPGMMDTVLNLGLNDETVEGLAAQSGDRRFAYDSYRRFIQMYSDVVLEVEHHHFEELLEIMKEENGYNLDTDLSAGDWETLVGQYKAKVQEELGRPFPQTVQDQLWGAISAVFGSWMNQRAITYRRLHDIPAEWGTAVNVQAMVFGNMGDDSATGVAFTRDPSTGEKRFYGEFLVNAQGEDVVAGIRTPQNLTKQARLEAGSEDLSMEEIFPEVYGQLVDVYKRLEAHYRDMQDIEFTVQQGKLWMLQTRSGKRTAKAALQIAIDMVEENLIDKEEAIKRIEPSSLDQLLHPTLDPSAEKKIIARGLPASPGAASGEIVFSSDEAEKLANEGKSVILVRIETSPEDIHGMHAAKGILTSRGGMTSHAAVVARGMGRACVSGAGSLNIDYKDETLTVLGQVFNKGDIITIDGAAGEVMEGEVGMILPELSGTFGLLMGWADEIRRMKVRTNAETPLDAETARKFGAEGIGLCRTEHMFFDADRIVAVRQMILAESLEERQEALSKLLPVQRADFVDLFRIMAGLPVTVRLLDPPLHEFLPKTDEEIDDLATALNADAKKLRHRALQLHEFNPMLGHRGCRLGISYPEIYEMQARAILEAAASVSKELGETVIPEIMIPLVATKRELEILKEKIANVGKAIASETGVDVDYLIGTMIELPRAALQAGQIAEEAEFFSFGTNDLTQTTYGISRDDSGSFLEDYVEQGIYETDPFVSLDQEGVGELVKIAAERGRMTRKEIKLGICGEHGGDPSSIDFCEQIGLDYVSCSPYRVPIARLAAAQAALGVSRESEA encoded by the coding sequence ATGACTAAGTGGGTATATTCCTTTGGTGACGGTGCCGCAGACGGTGCAGCAGAAATGCGCAACCTGCTCGGAGGGAAAGGTGCCAACCTTGCAGAGATGAGCAATCTAGGATTGCCGGTTCCTTCAGGTTTTACGATCTCTACGGAAGTCTGTACCGCTTATTACGACAATGACCGAAATTATCCGGACGACCTTTCCGCTCAGGTTGATGCTGCAGTCGAACAGATTGAGCGCTCGGTTGGTGGTCGTTTTGGTGACAAAGAAAAGCCATTGCTGGTTTCTGTCCGCTCTGGTGCGCGGGCATCCATGCCGGGAATGATGGATACGGTCCTTAATCTTGGTCTGAACGACGAAACCGTGGAAGGGCTTGCCGCCCAGTCTGGTGACCGTCGATTTGCGTATGACAGTTATCGCCGGTTTATTCAGATGTATTCCGACGTCGTCCTTGAAGTGGAACATCACCATTTCGAAGAACTTCTGGAAATTATGAAGGAAGAAAACGGCTACAACCTTGATACTGATTTGTCTGCGGGCGATTGGGAAACACTCGTTGGTCAATATAAGGCAAAGGTCCAGGAAGAATTGGGACGCCCGTTTCCTCAAACGGTTCAGGATCAGTTATGGGGCGCCATCAGCGCCGTTTTCGGGTCCTGGATGAACCAGCGTGCGATTACCTACCGACGTTTGCATGATATTCCGGCTGAATGGGGGACCGCTGTAAATGTTCAGGCTATGGTCTTCGGGAATATGGGCGATGATAGTGCGACCGGTGTTGCTTTTACACGGGATCCTTCAACTGGCGAGAAGCGCTTTTACGGTGAATTTCTAGTCAATGCACAGGGTGAAGATGTTGTTGCCGGTATTCGGACACCACAGAACTTGACCAAACAGGCGCGTTTAGAAGCTGGATCAGAAGACCTGTCGATGGAAGAAATCTTCCCCGAAGTCTACGGTCAGCTGGTTGACGTTTACAAGCGTTTGGAAGCCCATTATCGGGACATGCAGGATATTGAATTCACGGTGCAGCAAGGCAAGCTATGGATGCTGCAAACCCGTTCTGGCAAGCGGACAGCGAAAGCTGCCTTGCAGATTGCCATCGACATGGTGGAAGAAAACCTGATCGACAAAGAAGAAGCGATAAAGCGGATCGAGCCTTCCTCACTGGATCAGTTATTGCACCCGACACTTGATCCGTCTGCGGAAAAGAAAATCATTGCACGCGGTTTGCCTGCGAGCCCGGGGGCGGCTTCTGGTGAGATTGTCTTCAGCAGTGACGAAGCTGAGAAGCTGGCGAACGAAGGCAAGTCGGTTATTCTCGTGCGGATTGAAACCAGCCCGGAAGATATCCACGGAATGCATGCCGCAAAGGGTATTCTGACCAGCCGGGGCGGAATGACATCCCACGCGGCCGTTGTGGCCCGTGGTATGGGCCGGGCTTGTGTCTCTGGCGCAGGGTCCCTGAACATCGACTATAAAGATGAAACATTGACCGTTCTGGGGCAGGTGTTCAACAAAGGTGACATCATTACCATAGATGGCGCCGCGGGTGAGGTCATGGAAGGGGAGGTCGGAATGATTCTTCCTGAACTTTCTGGAACTTTTGGTCTTCTGATGGGATGGGCCGATGAAATCCGGCGGATGAAGGTTCGTACAAATGCCGAAACGCCGCTGGACGCGGAAACAGCTCGAAAATTTGGCGCCGAAGGCATTGGTTTGTGCCGGACCGAACATATGTTCTTTGACGCTGACCGGATTGTTGCTGTTCGGCAGATGATTTTGGCGGAAAGCCTTGAAGAAAGGCAGGAAGCCTTGTCCAAGCTGCTGCCTGTACAGCGCGCTGATTTTGTTGATCTGTTCCGGATCATGGCCGGCCTGCCTGTTACGGTTCGTTTGCTTGATCCGCCGTTGCATGAATTCCTGCCTAAAACAGACGAAGAAATTGATGATCTGGCGACGGCACTTAATGCGGATGCCAAAAAGCTGCGTCACCGTGCCCTTCAGCTGCATGAATTCAATCCGATGTTGGGTCATCGTGGGTGCCGTCTGGGTATTTCTTACCCGGAAATATACGAGATGCAGGCACGCGCTATTCTTGAAGCCGCGGCATCAGTTTCCAAAGAATTGGGAGAAACTGTTATTCCGGAAATCATGATCCCATTGGTTGCAACCAAGCGGGAACTTGAAATCCTGAAAGAAAAAATAGCCAATGTCGGAAAAGCAATTGCCAGTGAAACAGGCGTTGATGTGGACTATCTGATCGGAACCATGATCGAGCTGCCGAGAGCGGCTCTTCAGGCCGGTCAGATCGCTGAAGAAGCCGAATTCTTCTCATTCGGTACCAATGACCTTACCCAGACGACTTACGGCATCAGCCGTGATGATTCCGGATCTTTCCTTGAGGACTATGTTGAACAGGGAATTTACGAAACTGATCCATTCGTTTCGCTGGATCAGGAAGGCGTTGGTGAGTTGGTTAAGATCGCTGCTGAACGTGGACGGATGACACGCAAAGAGATCAAACTCGGTATTTGTGGCGAGCATGGCGGGGACCCATCCAGTATTGATTTCTGTGAGCAGATTGGTTTGGATTATGTGTCCTGTTCTCCTTACCGTGTTCCAATTGCCCGTTTGGCCGCCGCTCAGGCTGCTTTGGGTGTCAGCAGAGAATCAGAAGCCTGA
- a CDS encoding DUF1800 domain-containing protein has translation MVSQKAFIAANRFGMGSGPSEQSIIETAPTEWLRKQVQPVDGRALGFHTRPHSSAWFSALAEARRSGKDAVKSLRRSVARPQFMDETVFRIETAVQNPSPFQERLRLFWANHFTVSATRAMVGPAVGGFEREAISPHLFGYFENMLIAAVQHPAMLIYLDNAVSVGPQSRAGKRRSRGLNENLAREILELHTLGVEGGYQQQDIIEFAKILTGWTVDSLHKRLPNKGNFYFLENFHEPGSKTFLGQTWSEKGVEEGVSALRLLARHPATAKHIATKLARHFVSDTPSAASIDRLSKVYLQTRGDLRAMSLALIDLPEIWETPGQKIKNHFEYVISILRITGPENIPMKLVQRGLKEMGYTVFGAPSPEGWPDTAREWLMPQSLMRRIEFARVVAERSRGRKDVNDLIDRTIDPMLSDMSRDHILGAASQAEAVALVFSSPEFQRR, from the coding sequence ATGGTGTCACAAAAGGCTTTTATTGCAGCCAATCGGTTTGGAATGGGCAGCGGCCCTTCAGAACAGTCGATCATAGAGACCGCTCCAACAGAGTGGCTGCGTAAACAGGTCCAGCCTGTCGATGGGCGGGCGTTGGGCTTCCATACAAGGCCTCATTCCTCTGCTTGGTTTTCGGCGCTTGCAGAAGCGAGGCGGTCCGGAAAAGACGCTGTTAAATCGTTGCGCCGTTCCGTTGCACGTCCCCAGTTTATGGATGAAACAGTTTTTCGGATTGAGACCGCTGTTCAAAACCCGTCACCTTTTCAGGAACGGTTAAGGCTATTCTGGGCGAATCATTTTACCGTGTCGGCGACACGGGCTATGGTTGGTCCTGCTGTGGGAGGCTTTGAACGAGAAGCGATTTCACCTCATCTTTTTGGTTATTTTGAAAATATGCTAATCGCCGCGGTTCAGCACCCGGCAATGTTGATTTATTTGGATAATGCGGTATCGGTGGGCCCTCAATCGAGGGCGGGCAAACGACGTAGCCGGGGATTGAATGAAAATCTGGCGCGCGAGATACTGGAATTACATACATTGGGCGTTGAGGGCGGGTATCAACAACAGGATATCATTGAGTTTGCGAAAATTCTGACGGGGTGGACCGTTGATAGCCTTCATAAGCGTCTACCAAATAAAGGAAATTTCTATTTTCTGGAAAATTTTCACGAACCTGGCTCGAAGACTTTTTTGGGCCAGACGTGGAGCGAAAAAGGGGTGGAAGAGGGGGTGAGCGCCTTGCGGTTGCTGGCCCGCCACCCAGCAACAGCTAAGCATATTGCAACAAAACTTGCCCGCCATTTCGTGTCAGACACGCCTTCCGCTGCCAGTATTGACCGACTGTCAAAAGTCTATCTTCAAACACGAGGCGATCTCCGTGCGATGTCGCTTGCGCTAATCGATTTACCCGAAATCTGGGAGACACCAGGCCAGAAAATTAAAAATCATTTTGAATACGTGATTTCCATATTGCGGATTACAGGTCCGGAAAATATCCCGATGAAGCTGGTCCAACGTGGCCTCAAGGAAATGGGTTATACGGTTTTCGGTGCTCCTTCCCCAGAGGGGTGGCCTGATACTGCCCGCGAATGGCTTATGCCACAGTCCCTGATGCGGCGTATCGAGTTTGCGAGAGTGGTGGCTGAACGGTCGCGTGGTCGTAAAGATGTGAACGATTTGATTGACCGGACAATTGACCCCATGCTCAGCGACATGTCTCGCGACCATATTCTGGGTGCCGCGTCACAGGCCGAGGCTGTTGCACTTGTTTTCTCCAGCCCTGAATTTCAGCGGAGATAA